From the genome of Ictalurus punctatus breed USDA103 chromosome 28, Coco_2.0, whole genome shotgun sequence, one region includes:
- the LOC108260215 gene encoding uncharacterized protein LOC108260215 isoform X2: MVFMILKDGVEELNLVFKFSVEGYGYSIFVSTDTDIKCFKCGKIGHLVQACPERQSDPGVSERPGQEVAGPSGAVPPAAAAQPAAESPGVATAPEPSESEPQSQPVAQEPTKDIPTPEKPCLTEVAPEKSCLPELENPCLTDKDAVDSGAELEIPALAEAGTGVQSSRSEAPVTTPGDGGDVEMEDEPMFKVPNKRKKRGKGQGSKQAKRDTKIDEKETDSDDYMSDSVFNFGSQEEKREVVYRAESIKEFLRNTKWQKNIVVEEHFPDLKQFIHDVKHFRRQGAFIDTEIYRLKKFITKVSRETSDDDQ; this comes from the coding sequence ATGGTTTTTATGATTCTGAAAGATGGTGTTGAGGAACTGAACCTAGTGTTTAAATTCAGTGTAGAAGGCTATGGCTACAGCATTTTTGTATCTACAGACAcagacataaaatgttttaaatgtggcaAAATAGGACATCTTGTCCAGGCCTgtcctgagagacagagtgacccTGGTGTTTCTGAGCGACCGGGGCAGGAAGTAGCTGGGCCTTCTGGAGCCGTTCCCCCTGCGGCTGCAGCTCAGCCCGCTGCTGAAAGCCCCGGAGTTGCTACTGCACCAGAGCCTAGTGAGAGCGAACCCCAATCTCAGCCTGTAGCCCAGGAACCCACAAAGGATATACCAACCCCAGAGAAGCCCTGCTTGACTGAAGTGGCTCCAGAGAAGTCCTGCTTGCCTGAACTAGAGAATCCTTGTCTGACTGACAAAGACGCGGTGGATTCTGGTGCAGAGCTGGAGATACCTGCGCTGGCAGAGGCAGGTACAGGGGTGCAGAGCAGTCGCTCAGAAGCACCAGTCACTACGCCGGGGGATGGGGGAGACGTGGAGATGGAGGACGAACCCATGTTTAAAGTACCGAACAAGCGGAAGAAACGAGGTAAGGGACAAGGGAGCAAACAGGCCAAAAGAGACACTAAAATAGacgaaaaagaaacagacagtgATGATTACATGTCAGATTCTGTTTTTAACTTTGGCTCTCAGGAAGAAAAGCGAGAAGTTGTATACCGTGCTGAGAGCATTAAGGAGTTCTTACGGAATACCAAATGGCAAAAGAACATTGTAGTAGAAGAACATTTCCCAGATTTGAAGCAGTTTATCCATGATGTCAAACATTTTAGAAGGCAAGGAGCTTTTATTGACACTGAGATCTATCGTCTGAAGAAATTCATTACTAAAGTCAGCAGAGAAACTTCTGATGATGACCAGtag
- the LOC108260153 gene encoding N-acylneuraminate cytidylyltransferase B isoform X2 — MEAAASPREISPKENPHKAALILARGGSKGIPLKNVKVLAGVPLIGWVIRAALDCELLDSVWVSTDHDEIECIAKLWGARVIRRSPEVSKDSSSSLDTIREFIRLRPEVDIICHIQATSPCLHPYHIKEALEMITEEGYDSVFAVVRRHQFRWTEVKREGKNPVPLNLDTSRRPRRQDWPGEICENGSFYFTRRELLEKGFQQAGRIAYYEMLPEHSVDIDVDIDWPVAAERVLRFGYFGRDESRVIKLLFCSVSGCLTDGQIYMSVSGEELVSTNTQDLSAVHLLQSENVEVILISSSNDPVSEVLSEKLAERAGCVLRYRVQNKQAEAESLMKERGLQWGDVAFFGTDLQDVECLSKAGFSGVPPGALAASVIASKYTCKNAAGHGALHEFATYLLQLKKKTLSTPNHDNIDRKNF; from the exons ATGGAGGCAGCAGCCAGCCCGAGAGAAATCTCTCCGAAAGAGAATCCGCACAAAGCGGCGTTAATTCTGGCCAGAGGAGGGAGCAAAGGGATCCCCCTGAAGAACGTCAAGGTCCTGGCTGGAGTTCCTCTCATCGGCTGGGTGATCCGAGCAGCGCTGGACTGTGAGCTTCTCGACAG CGTCTGGGTGTCCACAGACCACGATGAGATTGAGTGCATTGCCAAACTCTGGGGCGCTCGGGTGATTCGCCGGAGTCCCGAGGTGTCCAAAGATTCCTCCAGTTCACTCGACACCATCCGCGAGTTCATCAGACTGAGGCCAG AGGTGGACATTATTTGTCACATCCAGGCCACTTCTCCATGTCTGCACCCTTACCACATTAAAGAGGCGCTAGAGATGATCACGGAGGAGGGATATGACTCGGTGTTTGCCGTGGTGCGCCGACATCAGTTCCGCTGGACGGAGGTGAAGAGAGAAG GTAAGAACCCTGTTCCTCTGAACCTGGACACCTCCAGGAGACCACGCCGTCAGGACTGGCCAGGAGAGATCTGTGAGAACGGTTCCTTTTACTTCACCAGGAGAGAACTGTTGGAGAAGGGCTTTCAGCAG GCTGGCAGAATCGCCTACTACGAGATGCTTCCTGAGCACAGTGTGGATATCGACGTGGACATCGACTGGCCCGTAGCAGCTGAAAGAGTCCTCAG GTTCGGATATTTCGGGCGTGATGAGTCCAGAGTGATTAAGCTGTTGTTCTGCTCCGTGTCCGGCTGTCTGACCGATGGACAGATTTACATGTCGGTCTCTGGGGAGGAGCTGGTGTCCACCAACACACAAGATCTCAGCGCCGTTCACCTGCTGCAGAGCGAGAACGTCGAG GTGATCCTGATCTCCTCCAGCAATGACCCGGTGTCTGAGGTTCTGTCTGAAAAGCTGGCTGAGCGTGCAGGATGTGTTCTCCGCTACAGAGTCCAGAACAAACAGGCTGAAGCGGAGAGTCTGATGAAGGAGCGAGGCCTGCAGTGGGGAGACGTGGCCTTCTTTG GTACGGATCTGCAGGATGTGGAGTGTTTATCCAAGGCTGGCTTTAGTGGGGTTCCTCCAGGAGCTCTTGCTGCCTCGGTCATCGCCTCTAAATACACCTGCAAGAACGCCGCAGGCCACGGAGCGCTGCACGAGTTTGCTACTTACCTTCTCCAGCTGAAGAAGAAAACCCTTTCGACCCCAAATCATGACAACATCGATAGGAAAAATTTTTAG
- the LOC108260153 gene encoding N-acylneuraminate cytidylyltransferase B isoform X1 — protein MEAAASPREISPKENPHKAALILARGGSKGIPLKNVKVLAGVPLIGWVIRAALDCELLDSVWVSTDHDEIECIAKLWGARVIRRSPEVSKDSSSSLDTIREFIRLRPEVDIICHIQATSPCLHPYHIKEALEMITEEGYDSVFAVVRRHQFRWTEVKREEGKNPVPLNLDTSRRPRRQDWPGEICENGSFYFTRRELLEKGFQQAGRIAYYEMLPEHSVDIDVDIDWPVAAERVLRFGYFGRDESRVIKLLFCSVSGCLTDGQIYMSVSGEELVSTNTQDLSAVHLLQSENVEVILISSSNDPVSEVLSEKLAERAGCVLRYRVQNKQAEAESLMKERGLQWGDVAFFGTDLQDVECLSKAGFSGVPPGALAASVIASKYTCKNAAGHGALHEFATYLLQLKKKTLSTPNHDNIDRKNF, from the exons ATGGAGGCAGCAGCCAGCCCGAGAGAAATCTCTCCGAAAGAGAATCCGCACAAAGCGGCGTTAATTCTGGCCAGAGGAGGGAGCAAAGGGATCCCCCTGAAGAACGTCAAGGTCCTGGCTGGAGTTCCTCTCATCGGCTGGGTGATCCGAGCAGCGCTGGACTGTGAGCTTCTCGACAG CGTCTGGGTGTCCACAGACCACGATGAGATTGAGTGCATTGCCAAACTCTGGGGCGCTCGGGTGATTCGCCGGAGTCCCGAGGTGTCCAAAGATTCCTCCAGTTCACTCGACACCATCCGCGAGTTCATCAGACTGAGGCCAG AGGTGGACATTATTTGTCACATCCAGGCCACTTCTCCATGTCTGCACCCTTACCACATTAAAGAGGCGCTAGAGATGATCACGGAGGAGGGATATGACTCGGTGTTTGCCGTGGTGCGCCGACATCAGTTCCGCTGGACGGAGGTGAAGAGAGAAG AAGGTAAGAACCCTGTTCCTCTGAACCTGGACACCTCCAGGAGACCACGCCGTCAGGACTGGCCAGGAGAGATCTGTGAGAACGGTTCCTTTTACTTCACCAGGAGAGAACTGTTGGAGAAGGGCTTTCAGCAG GCTGGCAGAATCGCCTACTACGAGATGCTTCCTGAGCACAGTGTGGATATCGACGTGGACATCGACTGGCCCGTAGCAGCTGAAAGAGTCCTCAG GTTCGGATATTTCGGGCGTGATGAGTCCAGAGTGATTAAGCTGTTGTTCTGCTCCGTGTCCGGCTGTCTGACCGATGGACAGATTTACATGTCGGTCTCTGGGGAGGAGCTGGTGTCCACCAACACACAAGATCTCAGCGCCGTTCACCTGCTGCAGAGCGAGAACGTCGAG GTGATCCTGATCTCCTCCAGCAATGACCCGGTGTCTGAGGTTCTGTCTGAAAAGCTGGCTGAGCGTGCAGGATGTGTTCTCCGCTACAGAGTCCAGAACAAACAGGCTGAAGCGGAGAGTCTGATGAAGGAGCGAGGCCTGCAGTGGGGAGACGTGGCCTTCTTTG GTACGGATCTGCAGGATGTGGAGTGTTTATCCAAGGCTGGCTTTAGTGGGGTTCCTCCAGGAGCTCTTGCTGCCTCGGTCATCGCCTCTAAATACACCTGCAAGAACGCCGCAGGCCACGGAGCGCTGCACGAGTTTGCTACTTACCTTCTCCAGCTGAAGAAGAAAACCCTTTCGACCCCAAATCATGACAACATCGATAGGAAAAATTTTTAG
- the LOC108260215 gene encoding transposon TX1 uncharacterized 149 kDa protein isoform X1, whose amino-acid sequence MVFLDKLDNVIADCNTADTLILGGDFNCTTDDLDRNHTEPHVASRKRLWEMMEAHELIDIWRNLNRNQKQYTWAHSIDNTLSLARLDRFYGFKHQLTLFTKCFIVPVGLSDHSMVQCIVSKENVKPKSAYWHFNTALLEDTNFRESFIYFWNVFKYEKMAFSSIQQWWDVAKAQIKAFCQQYTLNVTRDIVRSLKALETGIVELQCLETTGDRGQVEALKSKKAIMNDLLGITAQGALVRSRFKSMNEMDAPSTFFFGLEQKNGQKRFIHAVRTESGDLLSDPAEIRKQTVSFYSKLYSSEQSGAQTVEESFLKDLPKLSEHVASDLDMELTLAELHEALQGMENGRAPGIDGLPVEFYKAFWTVIGQDVLEVLLGSVKGGELPLSCRRAVLTLLPKKGDLTHLKNWRPVSLLCTDYKLLSKALASRLTKVMEQITHLDQTYCVPGRSILDNIHLIRDILDVSRLLGLKTGLIFLDQEKAFDRVEHEYLWKVLETFGFNPGFIAMIKTLYSEIESVLKVNGGLCAPFRVYRGIRQGCSLSGMLYTLEFEPLLCKLRNQLSGFKISQSSASLCLSAYADDLVVMLGTQTDVTILIDVLKDFEILSSAKVKWVKSEAILVGEWGGGQPTLPAGLAWKEGGFKYLGVYLGSTEFLNKNWEDVVEKIKGRLNRWKWLVPKMSYRGRTLVINNLAASTLWHKLACVDPPPNLLSNIQALLVDFFWDKLHWIPQSVLHLPKEEGGQGLIHIASRTATFRLQFIQRLLTGPERLVWRAAAYRLLHTVGGLGLDRTLFLMDTKTLDLAGLPVFYSGLFKIWTFFKKQIKGCRTPYWLLEEPLVNGGRLDISGVTTPSLSRVLVSSGIVTLRQLVNIAGTDLSRAEDLAASLGLRSLRIVNKLLHCWRSTLTSEERAQLMNNETSKTGPIEEEPFPQLGIAPDLDGCGGPLLEFNSDMNIETVTGKLLYKACVKVLNKKKLNGRVDTPWRVVLGFNDVKPEWRALYKPPLTKKCADLQWRILYGIVSVNSFISILNPEVTQECPFCSQRETVFHAFIHCSRLQPLFVFLKNNLRSFYVDFTFQIFIFGFKYVRKNRFKCQLINFIFGQAKMSIYLSRKNKVAQNTDCDARKILSRLIKSRILIDFNFYNSMGDVEMFKAVWCCEEALCSVVEGELCFTPALG is encoded by the coding sequence ATGGTTTTCTTAGATAAACTAGACAATGTCATTGCTGACTGCAACACTGCCGATACCTTAATTCTGGGTGGGGATTTTAACTGCACAACAGACGACTTGGACAGGAACCACACAGAACCTCATGTAGCCTCCCGTAAGCGCCTGTGGGAGATGATGGAGGCTCACGAACTGATTgatatttggagaaatttaAATAGAAACCAGAAGCAGTACACGTGGGCCCACTCCATAGACAACACACTCTCCCTGGCAAGACTAGATcgcttttatggttttaaacatcagctgacactttttactaaatgttttattgttccaGTAGGCCTCTCTGATCACAGTATGGTGCAGTGTAttgtcagtaaagaaaatgtaaagccAAAAAGTGCATACTGGCATTTTAACACTGCACTTTTAGAGGATACTAATTTTAgagaatcttttatttatttctggaatgtttttaaatatgaaaagatgGCTTTTAGTTCTATACAACAGTGGTGGGATGTGGCCAAAGCTCAAATTAAGGCATTTTGTCAACAGTACACTCTTAATGTCACGAGAGACATTGTCAGATCTCTGAAAGCTTTGGAGACTGGAATAGTGGAACTCCAGTGTTTGGAGACCACAGGAGATCGAGGGCAGGTTGAAGCcctcaaaagtaaaaaagctaTAATGAATGACCTGTTGGGCATCACAGCACAGGGGGCGCTGGTCCGCTCACGCTTTAAAAGCATGAATGAGATGGATGCTCCTTCTACGTTCTTTTTTGGTCTAGAGCAGAAGAATGGACAGAAAAGATTCATACATGCTGTGCGAACAGAATCAGGAGATCTTCTGTCAGATCCCGCTGAAATTCGCAAGCAGACAGTTAGCTTCTACTCGAAGCTGTACAGCAGTGAGCAGTCAGGGGCACAGACAGTAGAAGAGAGCTTCCTTAAAGACCTGCCAAAACTCTCAGAGCATGTGGCCAGCGATCTAGACATGGAGCTAACTCTAGCAGAGCTCCATGAAGCTCTCCAAGGGATGGAGAATGGAAGGGCGCCAGGCATAGACGGTCTCCCTGTAGAATTCTACAAAGCCTTCTGGACAGTTATAGGGCAGGATGTGCTAGAAGTGTTGCTAGGCAGTGTGAAGGGAGGTGAGCTCCCATTGAGCTGCAGGAGAGCCGTCCTGACCCTCCTGCCCAAAAAGGGAGACCTGACGCATTTGAAGAACTGGCGCCCGGTCTCACTGTTGTGCACTGACTACAAACTGCTCTCAAAAGCGCTAGCTTCAAGACTGACTAAGGTAATGGAGCAAATCACTCATCTTGACCAGACGTACTGTGTACCCGGCAGGTCTATACTtgataatatacatttaattcgTGACATTTTGGACGTCTCCAGGCTATTGGGATTAAAGACTGGCCTTATTTTTCTagaccaggaaaaggcttttgaCCGGGTTGAACATGAATACTTGTGGAAGGTGCTGGAAACCTTTGGTTTCAACCCAGGTTTCATAGCCATGATCAAGACCTTGTACAGTGAAATTGAGAGTGTACTGAAGGTTAATGGTGGTTTGTGTGCCCCTTTTAGAGTCTACAGAGGTATTAGGCAAGGCTGTTCTCTGTCAGGCATGCTGTATACCCTAGAGTTTGAACCTCTTTTATGTAAACTGAGAAATCAACTTTCTGGTTTTAAGATATCTCAATCCAGcgcttctctgtgtctctcagcatATGCAGATGACTTAGTCGTAATGCTGGGAACACAAACTGATGTGACTATTTtaattgatgttttaaaagattttgaGATTTTATCTTCTGCCAAGGTCAAGTGGGTCAAAAGTGAAGCCATTTTAGTTGGAGAGTGGGGTGGTGGGCAGCCCACATTACCAGCTGGTTTGGCGTGGAAAGAGGGTGGTTTTAAGTACTTGGGTGTTTATCTAGGCAGCActgagtttttaaataaaaattgggaAGATGTTGTTGAAAAGATAAAGGGCAGGTTGAACAGGTGGAAGTGGTTGGTCCCAAAAATGTCTTACAGGGGACGCACGCTGGTCATCAACAACCTGGCAGCATCAACCCTGTGGCACAAGCTGGCATGTGTGGATCCGCCACCAAACCTGCTCTCGAACATCCAGGCCCTGCTAGTGGACTTCTTCTGGGACAAACTACACTGGATCCCTCaaagtgtccttcacctgcccaAGGAGGAGGGGGGGCAGGGGCTGATCCATATAGCCAGCAGAACTGCGACTTTCCGACTCCAGTTCATCCAGAGACTCCTCACTGGACCTGAGAGATTGGTATGGAGAGCAGCAGCTTATAGGCTGTTACACACAGTAGGAGGACTGGGATTAGACAGAACGttgtttttaatggacacaAAAACACTAGACCTTGCTGGATTACCAGTTTTTTATAgtgggctttttaaaatatggactttttttaaaaaacaaatcaaggggTGCAGAACACCATACTGGCTGCTGGAGGAACCCCTGGTGAATGGTGGGAGATTAGATATCTCTGGTGTGACCACCCCATCATTATCCAGAGTTCTGGTCTCATCGGGGATTGTGACACTCCGGCAGCTGGTGAACATCGCAGGAACGGACCTGTCACGGGCTGAGGACTTAGCAGCGAGCCTGGGACTACGGTCGCTGCGTATTGTGAACAAGCTCCTACATTGCTGGAGGTCCACCCTAACGTCAGAGGAGCGTGCTCAGCTGATGAACAATGAAACAAGCAAGACTGGACCTATAGAAGAGGAACCTTTTCCGCAGCTGGGCATCGCTCCAGATCTAGATGGGTGTGGTGGCCCCCTCCTGGAGTTCAACAGTGACATGAACATTGAGACAGTGACCGGCAAGCTCCTGTACAAAGCCTGCgtgaaagttttaaataagaagAAGCTGAATGGGAGAGTGGACACCCCATGGCGAGTTGTACTGGGTTTTAATGATGTTAAACCGGAGTGGAGGGCACTTTACAAACCACCCTTAACTAAAAAATGTGCTGACCTCCAATGGAGGATTTTATATGGAATTGTTTCTGTGAATTCTTTTATCTCCATTTTAAACCCTGAGGTCACACAGGAATGTCCATTCTgttcacagagagagactgtttttcaTGCGTTTATACATTGCTCCAGGTTGCAgccattgtttgtgtttttaaaaaacaacctgaggtcattttatgtggattttacttttcagatttttatctttggttttaaatacgtCAGAAAGAACAGGTTTaagtgtcagctgatcaattttatcttTGGTCAAGCAAAAATGTCGATATACCTgagcaggaaaaacaaagtGGCACAGAACACAGACTGCGATGCCAGAAAAATTCTCTCTAGATTGATCAAATCACGGATTCTGATCGATTTTAACTTTTACAATAGTATGGGAGACGTGGAGATGTTCAAGGCGGTGTGGTGCTGCGAGGAGGCTCTGTGTTCTGTAGTGGAGGGAGAACTTTGTTTTACACCTGCATTAGGCTGA
- the LOC108260162 gene encoding sialic acid synthase has protein sequence MPLEFELCPGRRIGGSNPCFIIAEIGQNHQGDIEIAKKMIRMAKSCGADCVKFQKSELEHRFAKRALERSYSSPHAWGATYGDHKRHLEFSHEQYRELQSFANEVGIFFTASGMDEMAVEFLHEINVPFFKVASADTNNLPYLEKTAKKGRPMVISSGMQSMEIMRNVYQTVKKHNSAFTFLQCTSAYPLPMEHVNLRIITEFQKEFPDIPIGYSGHEAGISVSVAAVALGAKVVERHVTLDKSWKGSDHAASLEPAELAALVREIRVVEVALGSPVKQMLPCESSCHSKLGKSVVAKKAVKKGTELTLDMLGVKVAEPQGIPPEKIFKLVGKKITEDVEEDDTITNDMIKY, from the exons ATGCCTCTCGAGTTTGAACTTTGTCCCGGAAGAAGGATCGGGGGGTCAAACCCCTGTTTCATTATCGCAGAGATCGGTCAGAATCATCAAGGAGACATTGAGATTGCCAAGAAAATGATTCGCATGGCTAAG AGCTGTGGTGCAGACTGCGTGAAATTCCAGAAGAGTGAGCTCGAGCACAGGTTCGCCAAGCGCGCGCTCGAGCGTTCCTACTCCTCTCCTCACGCGTGGGGGGCCACATACGGGGACCACAAGCGCCACCTGGAGTTCAGTCATGAGCAGTACAGAGAACTGCAGAGCTTCGCTAATGAAGTGGGCATTTTCTTCACCGCCTCCGGGATGGATGAG ATGGCTGTAGAGTTTCTGCATGAAATCAACGTCCCCTTCTTCAAAGTCGCCTCGGCCGACACCAACAACCTTCCCTACCTGGAGAAGACTGCCAAGAAAG GTCGTCCCATGGTGATCTCCAGTGGTATGCAGTCGATGGAGATCATGCGCAATGTTTATCAGACGGTGAAGAAGCACAACTCAGCGTTCACCTTCCTGCAGTGCACCAGCGCGTATCCTCTCCCCATGGAGCACGTCAACCTGCGCATCATCACC GAATTCCAGAAGGAATTCCCAGATATCCCAATCGGTTACTCTGGACACGAGGCAGGCATCAGCGTGTCCGTGGCTGCTGTAGCTCTGGGTGCAAAGGTCGTGGAACGGCACGTGACCTTGGACAAAAGCTGGAAAGGCAGCGACCATGCGGCGTCACTGGAGCCGGCCGAGCTGGCGGCGCTGGTACGAGAGATTCGGGTGGTGGAGGTGGCGCTGGGATCTCCAGTGAAGCAGATGCTTCCCTGCGAATCCTCCTGCCACAGCAAG CTGGGAAAGTCGGTGGTGGCGAAGAAGGCGGTGAAGAAAGGCACAGAATTAACCCTGGACATGCTGGGGGTGAAGGTGGCAGAACCACAAGGCATCCCGCCGGAAAAGATCTTCAAACTGGTGGGAAAGAAAATCACCGAGGACGTGGAGGAAGACGACACCATCACAAACGACATGATCAAATACTGA